Proteins encoded together in one Terriglobus saanensis SP1PR4 window:
- the flgM gene encoding flagellar biosynthesis anti-sigma factor FlgM: MTNSNHINITSSLLPSLDKPDKVDIEKMGLRVTNSVAKTTPAPVTDSASLSGVSSSLATVLTSDDVRSDKVAALQAAIADGSYSVPSASVADKLIDKMSND, encoded by the coding sequence ATGACGAACTCCAACCATATCAACATCACATCCAGCCTGCTGCCAAGTCTCGATAAACCCGATAAGGTCGATATCGAAAAAATGGGGCTCCGAGTTACCAATTCCGTCGCGAAGACTACGCCCGCGCCGGTAACAGATTCCGCTTCACTGAGCGGCGTCTCCTCCAGCCTCGCTACGGTGCTCACTTCGGACGATGTTCGGTCCGACAAGGTAGCCGCACTCCAAGCTGCGATTGCAGACGGCAGCTATAGCGTCCCGTCCGCGTCGGTAGCAGACAAGCTCATCGACAAAATGTCGAACGATTAA
- a CDS encoding flagellar basal body L-ring protein FlgH, translating into MNETSMQSQTLLPTREPRQSSPRSLRSLTLRFILLNLLLLAGILLALAMYGQTPAPTTPHPARTNSPAISALDNYLNRVRTQANVPATPGAIWIDSGRLSRMFTDVRAMRPNDLISVVVSESLASSTDGTVKGSRNSSANSAITALFSKLSAASAAQNLINQSSASALTAQGQSANNSSLSTILGGQVVDVLPNGTLVIEAARQVEFSQQTQTIVLRGLVRPEDISQQNQVLSTAISSMELQVRGRGIVTDYTHRPNALVRLLQRALIF; encoded by the coding sequence ATGAACGAAACTTCGATGCAGTCCCAGACCTTATTACCTACTCGGGAGCCACGGCAAAGCTCTCCTCGCTCGTTGCGCAGCCTCACCCTGCGCTTCATTCTTTTGAACCTGCTGCTTCTGGCGGGAATCCTTCTTGCCCTCGCTATGTATGGGCAGACTCCGGCACCTACGACTCCTCATCCAGCACGCACGAATAGTCCGGCGATCTCTGCACTGGACAACTATCTCAACCGCGTTCGCACGCAGGCCAACGTGCCAGCTACACCCGGCGCGATTTGGATCGACTCCGGGCGGCTCTCGCGCATGTTCACGGATGTGCGGGCTATGAGGCCCAATGATCTGATCTCTGTCGTCGTTTCTGAGAGCCTGGCCTCTTCGACGGACGGCACGGTCAAAGGCAGCCGCAACTCCAGTGCAAACTCTGCGATTACCGCGCTCTTTTCGAAACTCTCCGCAGCCAGCGCCGCGCAGAACCTGATCAATCAGAGTTCCGCTTCCGCGCTGACTGCGCAAGGACAGAGTGCGAACAACTCCAGCCTCAGTACGATCCTCGGTGGGCAGGTCGTGGATGTCCTGCCGAATGGGACGTTGGTAATCGAAGCAGCGCGTCAGGTGGAGTTTTCGCAACAGACGCAGACGATCGTTCTTCGCGGCCTGGTACGTCCTGAAGACATCTCCCAACAGAATCAGGTACTCTCCACGGCCATCTCCAGCATGGAACTTCAGGTACGGGGACGCGGTATTGTGACCGACTATACCCACCGTCCCAACGCTTTAGTCCGGCTTTTACAACGCGCTCTCATCTTCTAG
- a CDS encoding flagellar basal body P-ring protein FlgI, translating into MSFSAMRHTAAAIFLIGALSHASDLPQQHLARIKDIASVEGIRENQLVGYGIVVGLQGTGDSQQTSFPVQTLAATLLRMGVSVPASSIRVQNLAAVFVSASLPPFSRPGTRIDLTVSSAGDAKSLEGGLLLMTPLYGADGRIYAQAQGPLVLGGYSVTANGNTKQTNHPTTARVPLGGSVERGVPLDLTNRQSLSLLMHEADFRSAEAMADAINTTLHRTVAHAADSRRIDLTLVPGEDVPSLLARVEAIEVPFYPRSKVVVNERTGTVVIGGNVVLQPASILHGGLAVNIISENQVSQPGPFSNGTTQVVQQTRIDAKDKPVNRIDLQQGSTVDDLVRSLQMIGATARDVISILQAMKSAGAMEAEIEVL; encoded by the coding sequence ATGTCCTTTTCGGCAATGCGCCATACCGCGGCTGCGATCTTCCTGATCGGTGCTCTTTCGCACGCCTCCGATCTGCCGCAGCAGCATCTTGCGCGCATCAAGGACATTGCTTCGGTAGAAGGCATTCGCGAGAACCAACTGGTCGGATATGGAATCGTGGTGGGTTTGCAGGGCACGGGCGACAGCCAGCAGACCAGTTTCCCGGTACAGACCCTTGCGGCAACACTGCTGCGCATGGGCGTCAGCGTTCCCGCCAGTTCGATTCGTGTTCAGAATCTCGCGGCCGTCTTCGTTTCCGCCAGCCTTCCCCCGTTTTCCCGTCCCGGAACCCGCATCGATCTCACCGTGTCTTCCGCGGGAGATGCAAAGAGCCTCGAGGGCGGTCTGTTGCTCATGACGCCCCTTTACGGCGCGGACGGTCGCATCTACGCGCAGGCACAAGGTCCGCTTGTGCTCGGCGGCTATTCGGTTACGGCCAATGGCAACACCAAGCAGACGAACCATCCGACGACAGCTCGTGTTCCTCTGGGCGGATCCGTCGAGCGAGGCGTTCCACTCGACCTCACGAATCGCCAAAGCCTCTCTCTTCTTATGCACGAAGCAGATTTCCGTTCTGCGGAGGCCATGGCCGATGCTATCAACACCACGCTCCATCGAACGGTGGCACATGCTGCCGACAGTCGGCGGATCGATCTCACCCTTGTTCCAGGGGAGGATGTCCCGTCTTTGCTGGCGCGTGTGGAAGCGATTGAAGTGCCCTTCTACCCGCGATCGAAGGTTGTCGTGAATGAGCGTACCGGTACGGTCGTGATCGGTGGCAATGTCGTTCTTCAGCCTGCGTCCATCCTGCACGGAGGTCTCGCGGTCAACATCATCTCGGAGAACCAGGTGTCGCAGCCTGGGCCATTCTCGAATGGCACGACCCAGGTAGTGCAACAGACACGTATCGACGCCAAGGACAAGCCCGTAAACCGGATCGATCTGCAGCAGGGAAGTACCGTAGACGATCTCGTCCGGAGTCTGCAGATGATTGGTGCTACGGCCCGTGACGTGATCTCCATCTTGCAAGCCATGAAATCCGCCGGAGCGATGGAAGCGGAGATTGAGGTCCTATGA
- the flgL gene encoding flagellar hook-associated protein FlgL, with amino-acid sequence MRIDPTYTNSLVASLNSLSASQQKISQEMSTGLRLTSLGDDPLAAGQNETLTSAISQMDSFVKTVSNVSNRMQAADTALSSTVTALDNALSLATAGANSTLTSTQLKSLAESLTSIRDSVLSLANSSYQGNFLFAGTAISSQPFTLDDSTTPATVTYSGDDATQTVTSTTGQQLATSVPGSQLFGTGTANDVFAALNTLIADYQTGVAPTSATADLATLHDSLTNLSQQRSILDSSMSRLSAAGTYATNQETNLQVAQSTLISSNTASLATQLSAVTTQQSALRSTIAIVEKGSLFDYL; translated from the coding sequence ATGCGCATCGATCCGACTTATACCAATAGTCTCGTCGCTTCTCTCAACTCTCTCTCCGCATCACAGCAAAAAATCTCGCAGGAGATGTCTACTGGCCTGCGACTCACTTCTCTGGGGGACGATCCTCTCGCCGCAGGACAGAATGAGACCCTGACTTCCGCCATCAGTCAGATGGACAGCTTCGTCAAGACGGTTTCGAACGTCTCGAACCGTATGCAGGCAGCGGACACAGCACTCTCCAGTACTGTCACTGCGCTAGACAACGCTCTCTCGCTGGCGACGGCTGGAGCGAACTCCACCCTCACCTCGACGCAACTGAAATCCCTCGCAGAGTCGCTGACTTCTATCCGCGATTCCGTGCTCTCGCTGGCAAACAGCAGCTATCAGGGCAACTTCCTCTTCGCCGGTACAGCGATCTCGTCGCAGCCTTTCACTCTGGATGATTCAACTACACCCGCCACCGTCACCTATTCCGGCGACGACGCCACGCAGACCGTAACCAGCACCACCGGGCAGCAACTCGCCACCTCCGTTCCTGGTTCTCAGCTCTTCGGTACTGGCACAGCGAACGATGTCTTTGCCGCACTGAATACTCTCATCGCGGACTACCAAACGGGAGTCGCCCCGACCTCCGCTACCGCGGATCTGGCCACGCTCCACGACAGTCTCACCAACCTCAGCCAGCAGCGCAGTATTCTCGACAGTTCTATGTCTCGCCTGTCCGCCGCCGGGACTTACGCCACCAACCAGGAAACAAACCTACAGGTCGCCCAGAGTACCCTCATCTCGTCGAACACCGCATCTCTTGCCACACAGCTTAGTGCCGTGACGACACAGCAATCCGCCCTGCGGAGCACGATCGCCATCGTGGAAAAGGGGAGTCTCTTCGACTATCTCTAA
- the flgG gene encoding flagellar basal-body rod protein FlgG — protein sequence MIRALYTAASGMSAQQANLDTIANNLANSATSGFRRRRLQFEDMVYQNLVTPGSAETTQTTSAGLQIGLGTKSVASEVIMTQGDFNQTGNQYDLAIQGQGFFQVIRPDGTLAYTRAGSFPPNGQGQLATVNGDLLTPAISIPANATSVTISAYGVVTAAVPGSTTGTQLGTIQLATFPNPGGLNSLGGNLFQPTLASGNAITDLPGGNSGMGTLQQTYLENSNVDVVEEFVQMVMAQRAYESNSKVIHVADDMYSQINGLIR from the coding sequence ATGATTCGAGCACTCTATACAGCGGCCAGCGGCATGAGCGCGCAGCAGGCCAATCTCGATACCATCGCGAACAATCTCGCGAACTCGGCGACTTCGGGATTTCGGCGGCGACGTCTTCAGTTTGAAGATATGGTCTATCAAAATCTTGTGACGCCGGGCTCTGCGGAGACGACGCAGACCACCTCTGCTGGACTACAGATCGGTCTCGGCACTAAGTCGGTTGCCTCGGAGGTCATCATGACGCAGGGTGATTTCAATCAGACAGGAAATCAGTATGACCTTGCCATCCAGGGGCAGGGCTTCTTTCAGGTGATCCGTCCCGACGGCACGCTCGCGTACACCCGCGCAGGTAGCTTTCCGCCCAATGGCCAGGGACAACTGGCGACGGTCAACGGCGATCTGCTTACGCCTGCCATCTCGATTCCGGCAAATGCCACAAGCGTGACGATTTCGGCCTATGGCGTTGTCACCGCTGCGGTGCCCGGATCGACCACTGGGACACAGCTCGGAACTATTCAACTGGCAACCTTCCCAAATCCGGGCGGCTTGAATTCGCTCGGAGGCAATCTTTTTCAGCCGACCCTGGCGTCGGGCAATGCGATCACAGATCTGCCAGGTGGAAACTCCGGTATGGGTACGTTACAGCAAACCTATCTCGAAAACTCCAACGTGGACGTGGTCGAAGAGTTCGTCCAGATGGTAATGGCGCAGAGGGCGTATGAGAGCAACTCCAAGGTGATTCACGTTGCGGATGACATGTACTCGCAAATCAATGGATTGATACGGTGA
- the flgK gene encoding flagellar hook-associated protein FlgK → MGSLTSLLSIARQALANSQTAIDATGTNISNQHTVGYTRKTAVFAESDTVDVGGSLLGSGATVTIVSQRDRILEQRMQQQTQADGQTSARLTALQSVDSIFQTTTSSADASGIGSSLDAFFNSFSALEANPTDGATRQAVLTSAQTFATAIQAASSQLTSQATDLGQQVSGSVAQVNQLTSQIAALNGKISSTSPDADAGDLEDQRQELITQLSGLVGLSQSSTANNGIALTTTNGTPLVGGNISYNLTAQNVGGSVHVFGQQNGVSTDITSALSGGSIAGDIQARDVDIASAQTSLDTLAFDVATAVNTQNSAGKDENGAVGGNIFGVPSSASGAAASLTVSLTDPAGIAAASGTDGAGGSTNATALAALGSGKIVGGETPASFFGSFLTQLGTTISGATTDETVTAAELTQATAQRNALSGVSLDEEASNLTEYQRSYQAAAKVFSIVDEMFASAINLGVESAVS, encoded by the coding sequence GTGGGTTCTCTGACTTCGCTTCTTAGTATTGCGCGCCAGGCTCTGGCGAATTCTCAAACGGCGATTGACGCCACCGGTACGAACATCAGTAACCAGCACACCGTTGGCTATACCCGTAAAACGGCTGTATTTGCGGAGAGCGATACGGTCGACGTTGGCGGCTCTCTGCTGGGAAGCGGGGCCACGGTCACGATTGTCTCGCAACGCGACCGCATTCTCGAGCAGCGTATGCAGCAGCAGACGCAGGCTGATGGGCAGACCAGCGCGCGGCTGACCGCTCTCCAGTCTGTCGACAGTATCTTCCAAACAACTACCAGTTCAGCAGATGCCAGTGGCATTGGTTCCTCGCTCGATGCTTTCTTCAACTCGTTTTCTGCGCTGGAAGCGAACCCTACGGATGGGGCCACGCGCCAAGCCGTACTCACATCTGCGCAAACTTTCGCGACGGCCATTCAGGCAGCCTCCTCTCAGCTCACCTCCCAGGCAACGGACCTCGGGCAGCAGGTGTCAGGTTCGGTGGCACAAGTCAATCAGCTTACCTCGCAGATTGCCGCGCTGAATGGGAAGATATCCTCCACGAGTCCTGACGCTGACGCGGGGGATCTCGAAGATCAGCGCCAGGAACTGATCACGCAACTGTCCGGCCTGGTCGGTCTCAGTCAGAGTTCGACTGCGAACAACGGCATCGCTCTGACCACGACGAATGGCACACCTCTCGTCGGCGGTAATATCTCGTACAACCTGACGGCTCAGAATGTCGGTGGGAGCGTGCATGTCTTCGGGCAACAGAATGGGGTTTCAACGGATATCACGAGCGCGCTCTCGGGTGGCTCCATCGCCGGAGACATCCAGGCCCGTGACGTCGATATCGCCAGCGCGCAGACCTCGCTCGATACGCTCGCGTTCGACGTGGCCACTGCAGTGAACACACAGAACAGCGCAGGCAAAGATGAGAATGGCGCCGTGGGAGGCAATATCTTCGGTGTACCCAGCAGCGCCAGCGGGGCCGCGGCTTCTTTGACCGTTAGCCTGACGGATCCCGCCGGAATTGCTGCAGCAAGCGGCACAGACGGCGCCGGTGGTAGCACCAATGCCACCGCGCTGGCGGCGCTCGGAAGCGGAAAGATTGTGGGTGGTGAAACGCCAGCTTCTTTCTTTGGTTCCTTTCTGACACAGCTTGGTACGACGATCTCCGGAGCCACCACCGACGAGACAGTGACCGCCGCAGAACTCACGCAGGCCACCGCACAGCGCAACGCCCTCTCCGGTGTTTCTCTCGACGAAGAGGCCTCCAATCTCACGGAGTATCAACGCTCCTATCAGGCGGCGGCCAAGGTCTTCTCCATCGTAGACGAGATGTTTGCTTCAGCAATCAATCTCGGTGTCGAGTCAGCAGTCAGCTAA